One segment of Hemicordylus capensis ecotype Gifberg chromosome 8, rHemCap1.1.pri, whole genome shotgun sequence DNA contains the following:
- the LOC128333608 gene encoding uncharacterized protein LOC128333608 isoform X2: MMEGKPEQDGGPSVVNPNFLHYIDKRSLPEIMARTLVLALPQEEDCNCEPLGLNCRCLNPSKPTVAGSVKTKAFLKKHVLRTMMAAAAALGNGHKPEKAVGMSASNIELPHLCRKLPSAVEMAGNDLPAPRRTMKAAQPLFCSFEQDLCGWEQSKEDDLDWILEKEQEQSVDDQDIAGMPCRASDKINIYIKLLNSSEWHKVWSMKEDQGMDWYPVAIPISEIGKLQMALEGVTGHNLGCRAGIDDLLVCRKPCWECYNTKSILCGENKIN; the protein is encoded by the exons ATGATGGAAGGGAAACCAGAGCAAGATGGTGGTCCCTCTGTCGTCAACCCCAATTTCCTTCATTATATTGACAAGAGGTCTCTGCCAGAGATAATGGCAAGAACCTTGGTACTGGCGTTGCCACAAGAGGAGGACTGCAATTGTGAGCCACTGGGGCTGAATTGCAGGTGTCTAAATCCCAGTAAACCAACAGTGGCTGGTTCTGTGAAGACAAAAGCATTCCTGAAGAAACATGTCCTCAGAACCAtgatggcggcggcagcggctctTGGGAATGGGCACAAGCCTGAAAAAGCTGTAGGGATGTCTGCTTCAAACATTGAATTGCCACATCTttgtaggaagttgccttctgcaGTGGAAATGGCAGGAAATGACCTGCCGGCCCCTCGAAGAACAATGAAGGCAGCACAGCCCCTCTTCTGTTCCTTTGAGCAAGACTTGTGTGGCTGGGAGCAGAGTAAGGAAGATGACCTGGACTGGATCCTTGAGAAAGAGCAAGAGCAGTCTGTGGATGATCAAGATATTGCAGGAATGCCTTGCAGGGCCTCTG ACAAAAtcaacatctacataaaactccTGAATTCCTCTGAATGGCACAAAGTCTGGTCTATGAAGGAGGATCAAGGCATGGACTGGTATCCAGTGGCCATACCCATCTCAGAGATTGGCAAGCTACAG ATGGCTCTGGAAGGCGTGACTGGCCACAACCTGGGGTGTCGTGCTGGAATTGATGACCTCCTTGTCTGTAGAAAGCCATGTTGGGAATGCTATAATACTAAAAGTATTTTGTGTGGGGAAAACAAAATAAACTAA
- the LOC128333608 gene encoding MAM and LDL-receptor class A domain-containing protein 2-like isoform X1: protein MMEGKPEQDGGPSVVNPNFLHYIDKRSLPEIMARTLVLALPQEEDCNCEPLGLNCRCLNPSKPTVAGSVKTKAFLKKHVLRTMMAAAAALGNGHKPEKAVGMSASNIELPHLCRKLPSAVEMAGNDLPAPRRTMKAAQPLFCSFEQDLCGWEQSKEDDLDWILEKEQEQSVDDQDIAGMPCRASGGYISLKSPTIQVPSKKAILISPVLHGTRCLKFWYRTMGSVADKINIYIKLLNSSEWHKVWSMKEDQGMDWYPVAIPISEIGKLQMALEGVTGHNLGCRAGIDDLLVCRKPCWECYNTKSILCGENKIN from the exons ATGATGGAAGGGAAACCAGAGCAAGATGGTGGTCCCTCTGTCGTCAACCCCAATTTCCTTCATTATATTGACAAGAGGTCTCTGCCAGAGATAATGGCAAGAACCTTGGTACTGGCGTTGCCACAAGAGGAGGACTGCAATTGTGAGCCACTGGGGCTGAATTGCAGGTGTCTAAATCCCAGTAAACCAACAGTGGCTGGTTCTGTGAAGACAAAAGCATTCCTGAAGAAACATGTCCTCAGAACCAtgatggcggcggcagcggctctTGGGAATGGGCACAAGCCTGAAAAAGCTGTAGGGATGTCTGCTTCAAACATTGAATTGCCACATCTttgtaggaagttgccttctgcaGTGGAAATGGCAGGAAATGACCTGCCGGCCCCTCGAAGAACAATGAAGGCAGCACAGCCCCTCTTCTGTTCCTTTGAGCAAGACTTGTGTGGCTGGGAGCAGAGTAAGGAAGATGACCTGGACTGGATCCTTGAGAAAGAGCAAGAGCAGTCTGTGGATGATCAAGATATTGCAGGAATGCCTTGCAGGGCCTCTG GTGGCTACATCTCCCTGAAGTCTCCGACAATCCAAGTTCCTAGTAAAAAGGCAATTCTGATCAGCCCCGTCCTACATGGCACtcggtgtctgaagttctggtaCAGAACAATGGGCTCTGTCGCAG ACAAAAtcaacatctacataaaactccTGAATTCCTCTGAATGGCACAAAGTCTGGTCTATGAAGGAGGATCAAGGCATGGACTGGTATCCAGTGGCCATACCCATCTCAGAGATTGGCAAGCTACAG ATGGCTCTGGAAGGCGTGACTGGCCACAACCTGGGGTGTCGTGCTGGAATTGATGACCTCCTTGTCTGTAGAAAGCCATGTTGGGAATGCTATAATACTAAAAGTATTTTGTGTGGGGAAAACAAAATAAACTAA
- the LOC128333606 gene encoding meprin A subunit beta-like, whose product MFAGCETNFMKSWNTNMLVAYDCSSIMHYGRNAFSMTALPTTVPLSSSYIILGQRWNLSNSDIARVNKFYKCFQAAAQPDKINIYIKLLNSSEWHKVWSMKEDQGMDWYPVAIPISEIGKLQMTLEGVTGHNLGSRAGIDDLLVCRKPCWECCNTKSILCGENKIN is encoded by the exons aTGTTTGCAG gaTGTGAAACAAACTTCATGAAGTCTTGGAATACTAACATGTTGGTTGCCTATGACTGCTCATCTATCATGCACTATGGCAG GAATGCCTTCAGCATGACCGCCTTGCCCACAACTGTACCACTCTCCAGCTCTTACATCATCCTTGGACAAAGATGGAACCTGAGCAACTCAGATATTGCCAGAGTCAACAAGTTCTACAAGTGTTTtcaagcagcagcacagccag ACAAAAtcaacatctacataaaactccTGAATTCCTCTGAATGGCACAAAGTCTGGTCTATGAAGGAGGATCAAGGCATGGACTGGTATCCAGTGGCCATACCCATCTCAGAGATCGGCAAGCTACAG ATGACTCTGGAAGGCGTGACTGGCCACAACCTGGGGAGTCGTGCTGGAATTGATGACCTCCTTGTCTGTAGAAAGCCATGTTGGGAATGCTGTAATACTAAAAGTATTTTGTGTGGGGAAAACAAAATAAACTAA